The Corynebacterium sp. SCR221107 genome includes the window CCAACCAGCCGGTGGGCTGCCGTAGGCGGGCGCGCCCTGGGCATGGATCCGGGCCAGCTCGCGGCCTGCCTCGAACGCCGCCTCCCCCGTAGGATCGCACGGCTGCACCCGCTTCGTCGCCAGATATCCCTCGGCAACATCCACCACCTCGGCTACCGGCCCTCCGGACTCCCCGAGCCAGGCAAGCCCGGCCGCCTCACACTGGGCAGCCGATGGTCCAGTGGGGCGCTTGATAAACACCTCGATTGAGTTCACGTCTAACCAAAATAGTCCGCCTCAAGCGCGGCTCGCGGAAAAACTCCCACACGTGGCACCGTCGGCGGACTCCATTGTTATCTCTTCGTGGTTTAGTAGCGTTCCGGCTCATCACCCAGGTCGAAGTGGCGCCCCGACATGGTCTTCGGGCTCACGCGCACCCAGTTGTATTTCAAGGTAGGCACCCACGGCTTCAGCGGCAGTTCGTCTGCACGCTGAATTTCATCGAAATCAGTCACGGTGGCGGCATCGCCCTTGAGTACCACCGACCATGCCTCCTCCCCCGCAACGTGGTCGACCTCGAAAAGAACATCGGCATTGAGCGCGAGGCTAAACAGCTTGTTGCCCTCGCCCGTGCGGAAATAGACAGCCCCTTCGCTGACCACATAGTTCACGGGGAAAATATCCATGTCATCCTTGCGACGCACCACGATGCGCCCGAGCGACTGCGTTCCCAGAAACTCCCAGATCTGCTGCTCGTCAAGGATGGTGATTGGGTCGTTGCCTTCAACGTAAGTCATGGTTCAATTGTGACACTTGCTAGCCTGATTGTGTTTGCTTTGCCCGTTTTACGGGCATGCATTGCCCCTTTTAGGGTTAGCCCAAGCCGAGTATTCGCTTGCCGACGACCACTATCCCCGCATGAAGAAACGTTTAAGTGCCATTGCGGCCGCAGGCCCAGCCGTTCCACACATGTCACTGACATTCCCGGAGCCGGTGTCATTTTATGCGGGAGTGCGGCCTTGGCAAAGAAAATGACGAAACCCCCAGCCCGGTGGACTGAGGGTTTCTTCTTCGGTGGAGCTAACGGGATTCGAACCCGTGACCCCCACACTGCCAGTGTGATGCGCTACCAGCTGCGCCATAGCCCCGAAGTAATGCAGTGCGCTTTGCGCTTGCATGGGACATATTACGTGCCCCTCGGAAGAAAAACAAAACGGCAGGTCACCAACGTTTTGCGATGGTCGCCCCAAGCATCTAACGATGCGAATTCCAGCCGCTACAGATCGCAGAGCCGCAAGGAAAGCAAAAAAGCGCAGAACCCACCCTCCGGAAGGTTCTGCGCTGGGGTCAGCAAGAACAGCTACGGACCAATTAGGCCGTCGCCTGCTCAACCCACGTCTCAAGGCTCGAGGTGACCTCGGTGCCGTCGATGAAAACGCGCGGGGAGGAAACCTGGCCACCTACCTCGGTGAGGTGATCGGCATTCTTAGTTGCGTAGTCGCGGAAGGTCGCCATCTCGGAGCCGTCCTTAATCTTGTTAACGGTGTCCTCATTTGCGCCGTACACGCCCGCAATCTCGCCGAACTTGGCGTTGTCCCACTGTCCGTAGATCTCCTCCTGATCGGTCATGAGCAGGGAGCGGAAGTTCCAATAAGCCTTGGCATCGCCAGACTTGGCAACAAGAGTAGCTGCGGTGCCGGCACGGGTGGAGTTGCCCTCCTCAGCGCCACGATCGAGGAAGTTCAGCGGGTGGATGGTCACCACGATCGTGCCGTCCTCGAGGGCCGTCTTCATGTCAGCGTCGGTAGCGATGGCCAACTCAGAGCAGTGGGGGCAGGAGTAGTCCTCATACAGGTCGATCTTGGCCGCGTCGGCAGCAGCGTTGGCGGAAGCCAGGGTAATGGTGGAATCCTCGGCTGTTACCTCGAAGGAGACATCCTCCTTAGGCCGATCCGCATACTCGCTGTTGGCAGCCTCCTTGCCGTTGATCACAATGTAGGCGACCACCGCGGCGACGACGACCACCAGGGCCAGCAGCGCCCATAGGAAGCTATTGGACTTCTCATTTGGGTTTTTAATTTTGTTGCTCATCAATCCATCCTCTAGTGGGGACTTGGGTCGGGTGCCCATCCACGGCACATAATCTTATCGTTAATCGGTAGGACATCTGGGTCATGGATAAAGCGCAAACCTCCGGTAGGGGCGATAGGCCGTCCATATCGACATGAAGATGAGGACTACATCGCGCAAGATGGTGCGCAGATAGTCCATGCCTGCACCATCGGGCGTGGCCTTCTCGCCGAAGCAACCACAGTCAATGGTCAGCCCGCGCACCCAGGCTTGCGAGATGCCGATAATAAACAGCACCAGCACCACAGCCGAGAGCCAGCCGGACTTGCGCAGGAAAATCCCCGCTATAAGCAGGAATGCCCCGGCGATCTCCAGCGGACCTATCACCTGTGCGATAGCAAGCGAAAATTCCTTACCAAAGATCTCGTACGCCTCCACGGATTGTGCAGTATGTACGGTTCCCTGTTTGATTTTCTCAAACCCGGCAACCAGCCAAACCGCGGCCAACCCGTAGCGGGATAGGAAGCCAATGATCTCCCCTATCTGCCAACGCCTGATGCACGCGCGAGATTGAGAAGTATTGCCAGCCACGCCTTGCACTCTAGTAGACCCTGCTCCCTCAATAAAAGAGGGCGACATCAATCAACCGAAAGTTTGTGATGTTATATCAACATAAACTTTCGGTTGATTCAAGTTACCGCCCCAAGAGATTTCCTTTAACCTCGGCTTTAAGCGCCGCCACCTTGGAGAACCTCAGATACCAAGGCCTGAGCCGCAGCCTGAACCTCCTGTAGGTGATCTTCGCCACGGAAGGACTCCGCGTAGATCTTGTACTTGTCCTCCGTGCCGGAAGGACGAGCCGCGAACCAAGCATTTTCGGTGGTGACCTTGAGTCCACCGATCGCGGCGCCGTTGCCCGGCGCCTGCGTCAACTTGGCCACAATCGGCTCGCCGGCCAAGGTGGTGGCCGTGACCTGCTCCGGCGACAGCGCCTTCAAGATCGCCTTCTGCTCGCGATTAGCCTCGGCATCCGTACGCGCATAGGCTGGCGCGCCATAGGTGGCGGCCAGTTCCGCGTAGCGGGCGGACGGGGTCTTTCCGGTCACGGCTGTGATCTCGGAAGCCAGCAGGTCGAGGATAATGCCATCCTTGTCCGTCGACCAGACTGTGCCATCGTGACGAAGGAAGGAGGCGCCTGCGGATTCCTCGCCGCCAAAGCCGACGGAGCCGTCGATGAGGCCTGGCACGAACCACTTGAAGCCCACCGGCACCTCCACAAGCGTGCGGCCTAGGTTGGCCACCACGCGATCGATCATGGAGGAGGACACCAGGGTCTTGCCCACGGCCGTGTCCGCCGCCCATCCCGGGCGGTGGGCAAACAGGTAGTCGATGGCTACGGCGAGGTAGTGGTTCGGGTTCATCAGACCCGCGTCGGGGGTGACGATGCCATGGCGGTCAGCGTCGGCGTCGTTGCCGGTGGCGATGTCGTACTTGTCGCGATTGTGAACAAGTGAGGCCATGGAGTTTGGCGAGGAGCAGTCCATTCGGATCTTGCCATCGGTATCCAGCGTCATGAACCGCCAGGTGGCATCCACCAGCGGGTTGACCACGGTGAGGTTGAGCCCGTGGGTCTCCCCGATCGCGCCCCAATAGTCCACGGAGGCGCCACCCATGGGATCCGCGCCGATGGCCAGCCCGGAGTTGCGGATGGCCTCGATGTTGACCACATTCGGCAGGTCGGCCACGTAATTGCCGAGGTAGTTGTGCTTGACGGTGCGCGGGTCGAGGACGCCTGCGACGCTGGTGCGCTTCACACCGGCAAGCCCTGCGCGCAGGAGATCGTTGGCGCGGGCTGCGATCCAGTCGGTGGCGTCGGTGTCGGCGGGACCGCCGTTTGGCGGGTTGTACTTAAAGCCACCGTCGCGCGGCGGGTTGTGGGATGGGGTGATAACAATGCCGTCAGCACGCTTCGGGTCGGTGCCCGTCACGCCGCCGGCCAGTGTGGCATTGTGGGCGAGGATGGCATGGGAGACCGCCGGGGTTGGGGTGTAGCGCCCGCGGTCGTCGACAAGCACGGTGATGTCGTGCGCCAACAGCACCTCCAGCGCGGAGATCATCGCCGGCTCGGACAGGGCGTGGGTATCGCGGCCGATGTAGACGGGGCCGCCGATGTTGTTGGCCACGCGGTAGTCGACGATGGCTTGGGTGGTGGCGAGGATGTGCGCCTCATTGAAGGCCGTGTCGAGCGAGGATCCGCGGTGGCCGGAGGTGCCAAACACCACCTGCTGATCCGGGTTGTCAGCGTCCGGGGTGCGCGTGTAATAGGCCGTGACCAGCTCTGCAATGTCGATCAGATCCTCGGGAAGTGCCACCTGACCTGCGCGGGGGTGTGCCATAGAAGTCTCCTTCGCTTAGAGTACGTTGCCACCCTTTGTAAAAACACCCTCGCCCATGCGCATCGGCCCGTTGGAAGGTGCTGTGATTCTAAAGGGCATACCATCTTCTATTGTCACCCCTTTTGGCCACCGGCGCATGTCTTTGCAAAGAAAAACACCCCGTCACCATCAATCAGGCCGATTCATGGTCGGGGCGTTTGCAGCAGGTCATTGCGTCGCGGGGGTTAGGCGTACAAAGAGAACTTCTTGAAAGGACGGAAATAGGTCCACATCATGAGGACGATGTAAAAGACATCGCGTGCGATCGTCTTGGAGTAGTTCATGCCGACTTCGTCACTGAGCCCTTCGGCGCCGAAGCAGCCACAGTCGGTGACAATGCCCCGCGACCAGGCCTGGGCGATGCCAATAATGAACAAGGTGAGCACGATCGTGCCGATGATGGCGGAATGACGCAGGAAGATGCCCAGCAGCAAGAGGACTCCGCCTGCAATCTCTAGCGGGGCAACCAGTGGCGCAAGCCCGTTAGCCCAGGCATCCGTGAAGATGTCGTAGCCCTTGATCGATTGGGCGGTGTCCATGTTGTGTCCAAGTTTGGCCACACCCGCCTTAATCCAGATATAAGCCATGTAGAAACGGGCGATGAAGCTAATCACGTCCAAGACGGTGGTCTTGTTCAGGGCGAATCGACGTGCCGGCGTCGTCTGCGTACTCATGGAGATCACAATAATGCCCCACGGGTCCAGTGAAAAGTTGTAGGTTATGTCAACAATTGTGGCGCCTCGAAGCCGCCGCCCTTCGATCTCCCCTTCCTCGCCTATACCAGCAGTTTTATGCACGATCGGGCATCGTGTGAAGTTCCCCATTTGATTCTTCTCCCACGGCTTCAAAGCCCACTCGACCGCCGCGTATGCAGGCGCTCCTATACTTCTTTCTCATGGGACAAGCACTCATTGTTGGCGTCGGCGCAGGAATAGGCGCGCTTGCCCGCTTCGGCCTCGGGCTCATTGCTCCCGGTGCTCCAGGACTAGTCATTTTGTTGGTTATCAACGCCGTGGGCAGTTTCTTCATGGGTAGGCTGCGCCCGCCTGCGTTCTGGGGCACCGGCTTTCTTGGCGGTTTTACGAGTTTTTCCTCGTTTGGGTTGGCACTGACGCAGCCGCCCACAGCAGGCATTGTCGGCAGCGTCGTCTATGGTGTTGCCACCGTTGCTTCCTGCATCGCTTGTTGGTGGCTCGGGGACATGCTTGCCGACGCCAAGGTGGCCGCCGCATGACGGCGACCACGACCCTGGCTGCCATAGCGGCGGTCGCCACCGGCGGGATGATCGGCGGGATGACGCGCTATCTCCTAGCCCAGACGCTGCCCAGCAGGTGGGGCACGTTTACCGCCAACATGCTCGCTTGTCTCATCGTGGGCTTCGTGACCGAAAAGGCGAATACCCAGGCGCTGTCTCCCGGCCTTTATGCCTTCGCCGTAGCTGGGCTTGCCGGTGCCACCTCGACGTGGTCGACGCTGGCAAAGGAACTGGGTAATCTGCTCAAATCGAAGAAATATGCCCAGTGTGTGGGGTATCTGTTGGCAACCGTGTCGGCCGGGGTGGCCCTCGTTTATGTCGGCGCGCAACTGGGCTAGACACGCTGTTTCACAAGCTGCGGCTGGCGACGTCGGAAAGCACGAAGAGGCCCACCAGGGGCCTCTTCCTTGTTTGACATTAGTCGGCGATTGCTTCTAGTGGCGGGGTCTTAGCGGCCTGACGAGCAGGCCACACAGCCGCGATGATGCCGACCACGATGGAGCCAAGCAGCACCCAGCCGAGCATGGTCCACCCCACGGCGATCGTGTCGAGGCCTTGCTCGGAAAGGACCTTCAAGAAGGACCAGCCGAGTCCCAGACCCAACACGATGCCAGTGACCGCGCCGTAGAGGGCGATCTGGACCGACTCAATGGTGATCATCGTGCGAATCTGGCCACGCTGCGTACCGACGGCACGCAACATGCCTATTTCCTGGCGGCGCTCGATCACATTCAACGCCAGGGTATTGATGATACCGATCACGGCCACGATCACCGACAATGCGAGGAGCGCATACAAAATGTTGAGCATCTGAGTGATGCTTGCGACCTGCTCACCTGCGTATTCCTGGGCCGTGCGCACCTGAACGACCAGGTATTCGGACACAGTGCGCTCCAGGTTTTCCCGCAAGCTGGGATCGGAGCCACTAACCAAGAGCGCGATAATGTTCTCGCTGGCATCGCGGGCGGTCCCAGCAACCGTGGCATCGGACAGCTGCATATTGCCCAGCAACGCCGAGGCGCCATAGGTTCCGATCAACGTCGCCTGGCCCAGGTCTTCTCCTAGTAGACCGACCACCGGATAGGCCTGCCCGATGGACCACCCGTTGGCGGCCGCGAAGTCCTTATCCGCGATGAAAACACCCTCGGCAGAAAGATCGAAGGAACCCTCCGCGTCCTTGAGGTTGATCACCTGCGAAACATCGCCGGTGGCGACATTTGTGAACGCCGGTACCTGTGGCGCAGGCGACTCGCGGGAGTGCTTCCCGTCGATGGTGAGCTGGGAATAAGCCATTTGGGTCAACGACTCCACGCCCTCGGTGTGAAGGACTGCCTCGGGCACTGCAGTAGGCACCGGGAAGCTGCCATCGCCTGGACCCGAGAGCACGAAGTCGGCGGCCACCTCGGTGTCGACTATGTCATCGACGCTGGCGCGCATCGTTGCCGACAGCATGCCAATCGTGGCCACAAGAGCCACGCCCAACGTAAGCGCAAAGGCCGTCGTCGCCGTACGGCGCGGGTTGCGGCGGGAATTGGTGGCCGCCAACTGCCCCACCGCACCAAACGGCAGGCCGAGCACGCGGCCAAACAGGCCCACCACGGGAATCGAAATAGCAGGAGACGCCATAAAAAAGCCCACGATGCACAGGAATGCACCCACGCCGATTCCGATCGCGGCCTTCTTCGTCGACCAATCCTCCGCCCCAAGGGCAACAGCGACCACGACGATACCGGCGAGCATCCCCACGCACCCGATGACGGTACGAACCTTCAAAGAGCTGCCAGCGGCGGTCTCCGTCTGGCGCATAGCCTCCACTGGGCGTACGGCTCCGGCTCGCCGGGCCGGTGCCCAGGCGCTGACCACCGTGACGACAGTTCCCAGCACGATCGGGATCAGTACCGAACGGGTGTCGAGCCCGGTGGTGGCCGCATCCATCGGCATGCCCATGGTGCTCATCACCGCCTGGATAAGCTGCACCAGGCCAAGACCGGCCACCACACCCAGAGCCGAACCTATAATGCCGACGATCAGCGCCTCCACGACTACCGAGGCGGTCAGCTGGGTCTTCGACACGCCCAGGGCGCGCAGCAAGGCGAACTCGCGAAGCCGTTGCGCGACCAACATCGCGAAAGTGTTGGCGATGATAAAAGTACCCACCAGCAAGGCGATGAGGCCAAAGGCAACGAGGAAGTAATTCACAAAGCTCAAGGCTTGGCGGATTTGCTTGGTCAGCTCCTCCGACAGGCTGGCCGCTGACTTGAACACCACCGTTGGGTGGTTGGCGCCTAGAGCTTCCACCAAATCGGCGTCGTGCTTGGTTGCGCCCTCCACCAAAAGCGAGCGCACACCCCATTGCGAGGAATAGCGGGCTTGGTAGGCAGCCGCGTCCATGTATACGCCCACGCCATGCGTAGCCCCGGCTTCCTTCTCGATGATCCCGGCAACCCTATAGCGATGTTGTGCTGCAGGATCGACCACGATGAGCTCATCTCCGACCGTGATGCCATACTCCTGAGCCGACCCCTCATCGATGGCTACCTCTGCATCGCCCATTGGCGCCGCACCATCGATAATCGGCCGGGCCTGGCCCACAGCGTCTTCGACCGGGTACCACGGAAGCAGGACAGAGCTACCTGCCCCTACCTGAAGTGGCTCCTTTTCCCCCTTCGCCACAACCACGGTGGTTGATTCATAAAGATTGACCTTGGCAAGCTCGGGATCGGCTTTGATGGACTCCAGCTCTTCAGTGCGAATGAGCCCGGTGTCCGAGGACACCACGGCATCGACCCCGCCGAGGTTGTCAGCTACCGCGCTGTCGAATACAGCATTGAGCGAGTTGGTGAACATCATCGCGCCGGACACGAAGGCAGTACCGAGGACGACTGCGATGATGGTGAGGAAAAGTCTGATCTTATGAGCAAGCACTGAACGAATGCTCAACCGCGCCATGCTCACTGCTTGTCCTCGATTCCGGACATCGTCTGCAAAATACTATCCACGGTTGGGTTACGAAGCTCGGAAACGATGCGCCCGTCAGCCAGGAAGATGACCCGATCAGCATAGGAGGCCGCACGGGGATCATGGGTGACGATCACGACGGTTTGCTTGTCATGATCGACCGCCGTACGCAGGATGGAAAGTACCTCCGCCGATGAGTTGGAATCTAAGTTGCCAGTTGGCTCATCGCCGAAGATAATCGCGGGCTGCGCGACCAGCGCGCGGGCGCAAGCAACGCGTTGCTGCTGCCCACCAGAAAGTTCAGCCGGACGGTGCTTTAAGCGTGGAGTAAGGCCCAGACGCTGGGTGACCTCACCAAACCACTCCTGATCCACCTTCTTGCCCGCAATGTCTAGGGGCAAAGTGATGTTTTCAGCAGCTGTTAGCGTTGGCACGAGGTTGAAGCTTTGGAAAATGAAGCCCAACCGGTCACGCCGCAAACTGGTGAGCTGTTTATCGTTGAGGCGTGCGAGGTCCGTTTCCCCGATGTAGGCGGCTCCCTGGCTGATGCCATCCAGCCCAGCCATGCAATGCATGAGGGTTGACTTGCCGGATCCCGAAGGACCCATGATCGCGGTAAACTCCTGCGCTGCGAACTCCACATTGATTCCTTTGAGCGCCGTGACGGCGGTGTCAC containing:
- a CDS encoding FluC/FEX family fluoride channel, whose translation is MTATTTLAAIAAVATGGMIGGMTRYLLAQTLPSRWGTFTANMLACLIVGFVTEKANTQALSPGLYAFAVAGLAGATSTWSTLAKELGNLLKSKKYAQCVGYLLATVSAGVALVYVGAQLG
- the pgm gene encoding phosphoglucomutase (alpha-D-glucose-1,6-bisphosphate-dependent), producing the protein MAHPRAGQVALPEDLIDIAELVTAYYTRTPDADNPDQQVVFGTSGHRGSSLDTAFNEAHILATTQAIVDYRVANNIGGPVYIGRDTHALSEPAMISALEVLLAHDITVLVDDRGRYTPTPAVSHAILAHNATLAGGVTGTDPKRADGIVITPSHNPPRDGGFKYNPPNGGPADTDATDWIAARANDLLRAGLAGVKRTSVAGVLDPRTVKHNYLGNYVADLPNVVNIEAIRNSGLAIGADPMGGASVDYWGAIGETHGLNLTVVNPLVDATWRFMTLDTDGKIRMDCSSPNSMASLVHNRDKYDIATGNDADADRHGIVTPDAGLMNPNHYLAVAIDYLFAHRPGWAADTAVGKTLVSSSMIDRVVANLGRTLVEVPVGFKWFVPGLIDGSVGFGGEESAGASFLRHDGTVWSTDKDGIILDLLASEITAVTGKTPSARYAELAATYGAPAYARTDAEANREQKAILKALSPEQVTATTLAGEPIVAKLTQAPGNGAAIGGLKVTTENAWFAARPSGTEDKYKIYAESFRGEDHLQEVQAAAQALVSEVLQGGGA
- a CDS encoding MauE/DoxX family redox-associated membrane protein, with the protein product MAGNTSQSRACIRRWQIGEIIGFLSRYGLAAVWLVAGFEKIKQGTVHTAQSVEAYEIFGKEFSLAIAQVIGPLEIAGAFLLIAGIFLRKSGWLSAVVLVLFIIGISQAWVRGLTIDCGCFGEKATPDGAGMDYLRTILRDVVLIFMSIWTAYRPYRRFALYP
- a CDS encoding DsbA family protein produces the protein MSNKIKNPNEKSNSFLWALLALVVVVAAVVAYIVINGKEAANSEYADRPKEDVSFEVTAEDSTITLASANAAADAAKIDLYEDYSCPHCSELAIATDADMKTALEDGTIVVTIHPLNFLDRGAEEGNSTRAGTAATLVAKSGDAKAYWNFRSLLMTDQEEIYGQWDNAKFGEIAGVYGANEDTVNKIKDGSEMATFRDYATKNADHLTEVGGQVSSPRVFIDGTEVTSSLETWVEQATA
- a CDS encoding fluoride efflux transporter family protein → MGQALIVGVGAGIGALARFGLGLIAPGAPGLVILLVINAVGSFFMGRLRPPAFWGTGFLGGFTSFSSFGLALTQPPTAGIVGSVVYGVATVASCIACWWLGDMLADAKVAAA
- a CDS encoding ABC transporter permease is translated as MARLSIRSVLAHKIRLFLTIIAVVLGTAFVSGAMMFTNSLNAVFDSAVADNLGGVDAVVSSDTGLIRTEELESIKADPELAKVNLYESTTVVVAKGEKEPLQVGAGSSVLLPWYPVEDAVGQARPIIDGAAPMGDAEVAIDEGSAQEYGITVGDELIVVDPAAQHRYRVAGIIEKEAGATHGVGVYMDAAAYQARYSSQWGVRSLLVEGATKHDADLVEALGANHPTVVFKSAASLSEELTKQIRQALSFVNYFLVAFGLIALLVGTFIIANTFAMLVAQRLREFALLRALGVSKTQLTASVVVEALIVGIIGSALGVVAGLGLVQLIQAVMSTMGMPMDAATTGLDTRSVLIPIVLGTVVTVVSAWAPARRAGAVRPVEAMRQTETAAGSSLKVRTVIGCVGMLAGIVVVAVALGAEDWSTKKAAIGIGVGAFLCIVGFFMASPAISIPVVGLFGRVLGLPFGAVGQLAATNSRRNPRRTATTAFALTLGVALVATIGMLSATMRASVDDIVDTEVAADFVLSGPGDGSFPVPTAVPEAVLHTEGVESLTQMAYSQLTIDGKHSRESPAPQVPAFTNVATGDVSQVINLKDAEGSFDLSAEGVFIADKDFAAANGWSIGQAYPVVGLLGEDLGQATLIGTYGASALLGNMQLSDATVAGTARDASENIIALLVSGSDPSLRENLERTVSEYLVVQVRTAQEYAGEQVASITQMLNILYALLALSVIVAVIGIINTLALNVIERRQEIGMLRAVGTQRGQIRTMITIESVQIALYGAVTGIVLGLGLGWSFLKVLSEQGLDTIAVGWTMLGWVLLGSIVVGIIAAVWPARQAAKTPPLEAIAD
- a CDS encoding pyridoxamine 5'-phosphate oxidase family protein; its protein translation is MTYVEGNDPITILDEQQIWEFLGTQSLGRIVVRRKDDMDIFPVNYVVSEGAVYFRTGEGNKLFSLALNADVLFEVDHVAGEEAWSVVLKGDAATVTDFDEIQRADELPLKPWVPTLKYNWVRVSPKTMSGRHFDLGDEPERY
- a CDS encoding ABC transporter ATP-binding protein, which translates into the protein MNSLAAARAVDLLKIYGSGDTAVTALKGINVEFAAQEFTAIMGPSGSGKSTLMHCMAGLDGISQGAAYIGETDLARLNDKQLTSLRRDRLGFIFQSFNLVPTLTAAENITLPLDIAGKKVDQEWFGEVTQRLGLTPRLKHRPAELSGGQQQRVACARALVAQPAIIFGDEPTGNLDSNSSAEVLSILRTAVDHDKQTVVIVTHDPRAASYADRVIFLADGRIVSELRNPTVDSILQTMSGIEDKQ
- a CDS encoding DoxX family protein; its protein translation is MSTQTTPARRFALNKTTVLDVISFIARFYMAYIWIKAGVAKLGHNMDTAQSIKGYDIFTDAWANGLAPLVAPLEIAGGVLLLLGIFLRHSAIIGTIVLTLFIIGIAQAWSRGIVTDCGCFGAEGLSDEVGMNYSKTIARDVFYIVLMMWTYFRPFKKFSLYA